GGAATTTTCCCGTCAGTTTCTTCTGCAATGAAAAAGCAAATAACACGCTCCCTCCGCTTCACACCAATCGTCTCTTGCAAACACAATTTGAATATTAAAAGAAACAGCACTGATACTAAGCAATAAATCCATATAACATGGTATTTAGAGCCAAATTTTAAGAGCTTTGTTTACAATGTGCCAATGGAAAATATGTTACATTCACAAGTTCCAAATTTAACCAGAAAAGAAAGGCGTTATGCCACACCTTGCGATGAAAGCAGGGTAAAGGAAGGATGCACTTTTTTTTATGATCACCAATGCTTGAAGTGATAGAAAATATCCTGCATCACAACTTGGttggtgggagagaagagaatatttttctcCACCCAAATCATCAGGGGCCTGCTAAAGAACATCATCAATGGTCGTCTCACAGAGAGATTTCGCAACTGCACACTCAGTACATAATTCTCACCTAAACCACGTCCATCATAGGTCAATGCTGAGAAAACTAGAAGTTTGTAGCTCAAATGTCACTGTTCAATGTCCTTTTCCCTAGCTAAACAAACCTCCAGTTCCTAATTCCCCTTGCTGCAATTCCTTTCTCCTCTGTTCCTCCAATGGATCTGGGCTTTTCATAATTCGTCGTAGACGCCTGATAATCAAATCATATAAagtttattaaaaataatatggAAGGGAAAGTCTTTTATTTACTGATTAGACTTCATAAAGATCAAGATCAAAATACCTGTCTTGAGCATGTTGGGCGGGAAATGTTGGCATAAAATCTTTGGATTTGGGAAGGGGAACCTCATGGAACCATTCATGGTTAAGCGCCGCTTCTGCTGTTATTCGCTGCATAGGGCATGGGTAAAACATTACAAATCACTCACTCGAaaacattaaattttttataatggACCTCCCAAGACTCTGAcagattaaaattttaaaatatatatatatatagagagagagagagagagaacagagaaaTGCTcggaaaaaaaattaccttcTCAGGATCATAAGTTAGAAGTTTATTCAACAAATCAAATCCAGCATCTGATAGAATTGGAGAACCAGTGAAAGATGTGGCCGGAAATTTCTTACGGAGCATATTATACCTGAAAGAAAAACATCAATGGTTACTAAAACAAAGAAAGTACATATTGTGCAACTGAAAACTGCACCTAGGCAACCCAGAAAGCCTGAACAGAGTCACCCAAAGCTGGAAGCCTGGGAAAAGAGtggcaaaaaataagaaaacaagatATCATAGTCAGCTAGAATACACAGCAGAAACACATAAAAGTTACTTACCGGTGCTTAACAAAGTTGACCTTGACTCCAGGCAATTTTGAAAACCCAGGCCAAATTGCCTCATTTGGCGTGCCAAGCATCTTGAAAATCTGCAATCAACGTAAACCATGAAAAATGATTAGCTATAAGGCAGATCTCATAAGGTAAAGTGGTTAAGGGGAACAGTAATCACCTTGTCAAGCTGGTCAACCTCAGCTTTCCCAGGGAATAATGGCTCTTTGGCTAAAAGTTCGGCCATTATACAACCCAATGACCACATGTCAACAGCAGTCGAATATAGTTTAGCTCCTAATAGAAGTTCAGGTGCCCTGCAGAAGGAAAGGAAAACAGAAGACGAGTTAACTATTTGACCTGTAATTAAAAGGTGAAATTACAGGTGACCTAATATACACTTGTACATTCTCATGACACCAGAAGGTATATAAAGAAATGAATATGCCATGGCATCCAACCAAGGAGCACAGCAATCCCCAATGCACGAGGCacctgccactgcagggtctggggagggtcacaaTGTACGCAGCCCTACCCCCACTTTGctgagaggctgtttcccgactcgaaatgaagcaaccttaccattgcaccgagGCCCGTCCTCACAACCAAGGAGCACAAAAACCAattaataaaatacaaaataaactTAAACAGATTCATAAAGATTCATGATTACCAAAACACAGAAGGGGGGGAAATATGAAATGAGATGTgccatcaaccaaaaaaaaatagtaaagaaTAAATAGGAACAGGTATTGGGAAAGCCTCCATTCCTTAGAAATAAAGACTTATCAAACCTTAACCCCTCAAATATCAGAACTGCAATGAGAAATGCAGAAAAAGCAATTAAACAAGTAAAAATATTTGCAACATAGACTCTACCATGTTGGTAGATCTGTGCCAAGCACAACTTCCAGGGAAACAGAAGCCACTGGCCCAGACAATATAACTTTTCACCACCACAGTGAACATAAATAACTGATGTAATGACACTGAGCAAGAAATCATGGcattaaaacacaaaaacaaaatcaaaatatcaaGCACGGAAATAGAGAGaattaaaattttggtttttgacCAAGCTCACTACAAAACCCAGGAAAAGAAAATGTCACACAAAAGCATTCACTCAAAGGCACTAAATAGCCTATAACTACTAGCATATATAAACATAAGAAAGTACAAGAAAATAGAGGAACGAACAAAACTGGAAGATACAAACGTAAATCAAAAAGGACTACTgtgaataaaatattataaatatacattaaataaaaaacggTCTGAAAACGTTGTGGGGCTCACCTGTACCATAGAGTAACCACCAAATGGGTATAGGGCTTCAATGGGCTCCCATATTGACGAGCCAACCCAAAATCACATATCTTCAACTCACCCCGGTTATTCAAAAGAAGATTTGATGTCTTCAAATCCCTATGAAGAACCCAGTTGTCATGAAGATACTTGACACCCTCCAACAGCTGTAGCATCAAGCATTTAACTTCACTTTGGCTAAAAGGCTGCTTCATTGTTTCCATCAACCCTTTAAGATCATGTTCCATGTACTCCATTACCATAAAAATACTGTCAAGATTACTACCTACAACAACTTCCTTAACATCCACAATTGATGGATGGTGGAAGGACAGAAGAATGTTTATTTCCCTCAAAGAAGTCAGTGGGAaaccttccctttccttctccatcttcaCCTTCTTCAATGCTACAATTTCTGATGTCTTCTTATCCTTGGCTCTATATACAACACCATAAGTACCTTCATCTATCTTGTTGAGTCTCTCGAATTCGTCAACACTTCTACACCCCTGAAGCATGTTTATATTTCTTTGTTGCAGAATTGGAGGCTCTGGTGTTTTACGGGGATCATCTTCCGAACCAGAATCTGTATCCGACTGGTTATCACTAACATTTTTGCGGTCATTTTCCCCATCAATGTCCATATAGTCATTATTATCCACTTCGTTTTCTCCATGTTCATCTGCAGAGGAAACATGATGTACTCCATCATTAGAGTCAGATGATTTAGCACGAGCTCCTTCAGAACCTTCTCTAGGGAGTTCCCCAAGCTCAGGGCTTGATGTTTTTGGATTTAACCTGGTGTCCAACATATCAGACATAggcatctttttcttcttcttatgcatGTCTTTGTCATCagatatttctccttcatccGCAGGAGAATTGCCTTCATCTGCCCATCGGGATGATGAAATGTTCCGTGTTGGAACAAAGTCTTCCTCCTCCAGCTGCCCCGGTTCCCTATCATTGCTCCACTGCTGCTCATGTGGGGCAAAAGATAATCCTGCTGGTGATTCAGATGCAGCAGACCCCACTGACCCAGTCACTACTGAAGGCTTGAAGGGTGAAGACTGTGAGCTCTGAACGTCACTATGATTGATGGGAGAAATTTGCACAGCCCCTTCAGGAACAATGTTTGGCGACTGGCGGGAAGATTTTGGCTGCAGTGGAGAAACAGTACTCGTCAGAGCAATTCTATTTTTAGAAGAATTGCTCagctctttctcttctctgtcCCACACAATAGGGgagaattttctcttttttccttgaAGAGACCTAAAACCATTTTCATTCTTCGAAACCTCTACATCCTTAACCTGCGATTCAGAAGCAACAGCACCATCAGATCCACTCCCACTTGACAGCTCACCAGGTTCACGGTCTGCCATTCTAACAGGAAAACTACCTCGTCCGTAACCACTTCCACTGCTACCTGAGTTGCTAGTGCTTGATGAAGAATGGTAACCGCCATTTActacttctctctctttaatatCCTTCTGTCTAACTCTTGTCCTATCCCTGCCATCTCGCTCCTTTCCACGTTCAAACTCCCGATTGCGACTTCTTCCGCGGTCATGTTCACCGATGTGACCGCGATCATAATCTTCCTTCGCGTGATAAAAATCTCTCCTCCTTGAAGCCTCGAGATCAGATTCACGGTCTCTGAATTCGTTATCACGGTAGCCACCATGTCTTCCTGCCGCCATACACTCTAAAGCTCTTTCGTCCCTCAAATCAGTGATAAAGGGATATAGAGAAATAATCGAATTGAACCTCTAGTTCCacaaaattaaaaccctagataaCCAACAACAAAACCCTAACAGGAAACCTATAGAGTACCCGTCCCACCCGAGCGTGAACTCGTTTCTcggaaaaccctagtttcaaaAATATCGAAACCAAACCCTAGCAAATCGAAACACACGCATCAAATCTAATAACAATAAAGAATCATTCGGAAATCTTCTCTACCGGTAACATAACACGAAAATATACACTTTGCGACTGGAATCAGCAGAGATATAGCAGATCGAGAAAGCGAACACCGATCAATCGAACTGCTAATCCAAAAATATTACCAGAATATAAAACTCAATAAATCTTCTCAACTTTCCTCCTCGATACGGAATAACAGTCAAAACCAGAAACCAGAGATGATAAAAGGCTTACCGACGAtcgaaagaaaaataaagagaacgCCGGCACCGCTCCTTCCAGGAAAACCCCAAATCGTCAATAGATATGCGAAGTCGGCAACCAGGGAGTGTttatgtgttttataaagcggATATGAATGGCAACTTTCGATATAATAAGGGTATTTTATTTTACGAAGAAAGTTTCACTAGACGGCCAGCTTTCTCTTTAAAGTCCCGTTTGTTTAGTGGGAACTAGGGAGCGTGGGATGGAAACGCGTTGGGGAATTTGGCTCGAGACGGTGATTTAAAAATAGGATCGGATTCGTCCGAGGCCGCTGGATCTGAATCACTGGTCCCTGTTATTTACTCGATTTTAAGGTTTTCCCTGCCGATTCCGATTAGGATTGGAATCGGCATGTGACCGATCCAGATATCTATTCTTGGTTTTTAAATCCTGATTCAAGGTGAATAACAAGGATGGCAAGGTGGTGCAAAATGGagtaagttttctttcaccactttaacaaacaaaaataaacgaaaatcggatacccctcctgtctccccaaaaaaaacaacaaaacaaaaaagttttCAGCcggaaattcaaaaaattggtcACTTTTGGACCGATATGACCAATCCATGTCAATATCAATTTTTGATGCTATCACTATACGaatatgataccaataccaattctgataccgatacctaaaactGTGATGACCATATGACCTAGCCCCCACCTCGACCACATGCTTGTAGAACCTCCTCCCCCCTCACTAGGTTCTCCCTTGACGTCAACCTCTCCTCAGGATCGTTGGCCTCCATTGCATGTTTTTCCATTCAAAATTTTTATCCACATATTCTAGTAAAGTAGAAATCACAACTTGCTTTTATTTTGAGCTCTCGCTAGCGATCTGGTTGAGCGTTAGATTCATCGACATACTAATACCCATGTTTGATGATGTAATTAATCTATTATCAAAGTTTATAAAAAGAGAGATGAGCGGTCAAAGGGAGACAAAATGCCACTGCCTCATAGAGGAGTGAGTAGAAAAGAGAGATGAGCAAAGAGCAGGGGTGAAAAAGACTCTATATAACATCACCATTTTCTTCTCTTGGGCCTTGTTTGTTTGACGGGGAGGATGGGGTTTATTTTAAGGACTCAGAAAGAAAGATGGAATCCTAACTACATAAAATGGATGGTGTTAATCTCCCACTAACACTATTGAACCAGCCTAGCTCACTAATAAGTtcagtttaaactttaaaggtGTTGGGTTGGTCTGGCTATGCCCGCCTATCGAATTACTAGGCTCTTTGTGTACAATACATGACAAATATTATTATgggttattttcaaatgcccTCCTAAAAATGGCCAAATTTATAGTTGTCCCCCTAAACGTTCATTAATTCCATGtgcacccctgctttccaaactaagtaccactatagtcctTGCTGATAGATAGAGACATTATAATATAACAGATCCCAGTTTTTTAACTTCGATGAACCATTCTACCCCTggatagggtaaaatgaccaaaatgactttacctggaggaaaaaaaaaaaaaacctgcaactcatcttccccaaatcgtttatggtttggggaagatgagttcttgaatcaTAAATCAATAATGGAACGGTgactcagagaaccttttcccatataatAAGGGAATCCATAAACTAATTACTCCAATATGTGTCTCATGATTCAGTTTTGAACTCTTGTCAAGAATTAAACATAACCTACATAACGTAAATTAAGCTTTTTTTTGCCGGGTTCTGCTGGAAGTTCTTATCGAACAATTCTCCAAAGAACAATCTTCTAATTACGAATGGACAAGGAAAACAAATTTAAGACATGAATACTACCATCTTGGGAACACTTCAAAAGCTGAAAAGATAAATTTTCCCCTTTCACCCTTtatacctaatcctcccagggggtggtttggggtgtgacattattTGTCAAGTTTACCATGCCTAGTTGAATTTCATCTATTGTTTCTAGGTTTTGGTTGAAGTAAAATTCTCAAATTCTCAATACtttgggaaaactcttcaaAGGCATACGATTCAATGAACAAATGGTTTGATATTGAACACTTGTTGGGTCATTTCGTGTTTAAGGTTGGGTAAAAATAAgataagggagaaagttctctgtctggaTGGGGTTTTTTGTCAACTGTAAGTTTTGATGTATGGAtagaaattttccattttttttgccaaaaataaataagaaaagggggaaagaaaaggaaaaagaatgagCAATACTAGGGCACCAGCTGAGAGAGGTGGATGGGTCCTTGTCGGCTAAGAAGACGATGAGATTGAATTGATTCTTCGGTGCTTCAGGCATGAACTTCTCGAAAACTTGATCGAAGCTTGATATTGTAGCGTCTACCATCTTCGAAGGCATCAAGAATGGAACGGTGACCAAATCAAATACCCTTTTAATGACTCTTTTCCGTAAACCACTTTCAttcttgatttctgattcaataatgaaatcaagaagaaattcAATATAGTTGGGGGTTACTAACAGTTGCTGTTTAATCTTGATCGAGttgaaaaattctgcaattGAACCAGGCTCCAAgacctccctctcttttccctttctcttcttttgatcaagaagaaattcaattttCCAAACTGATACCTCGGCAGATTCCTGAGTTTTCCATGAGAAAATCAAGAGGGGTAGAATTGAAAttcttcttgattttttattcaagaactcatcttccccaaaccctaaacgatttggggaagatgagttgcaggtttttttttttttttttttttgaggtaatatcattttggtcattttaccctatccaggggcagaatggtccatcaaAGTTAAAAAATTGGGATCCGTTATGTTATAATGTCTCTGTCTAACGGCAAGGACTAtcgtggtacttagtttggaaaataGGGGTGCACGTGGAATTAGTGAAACTTTAGGGGGCAActgtaagtttggccattttcaagggggcatttggaaataaccctaTTATTATTTGGATTAAAATTGACAAGTAGAAAAAACCTGATACAACCAAGGACTCTAAGTTACAAAGATCTTGGATCTGAGGAGTAGAATTAGACCAAACTGTCTCACATGTTATTGACAGTACCCTCCTGGCTCCCTAGCTAGGGAGCCAATAACACAGTTAATCTCCCTACAAACATGGGTGACGGTACATTCCTCAACCAGAGAAGACAGATGACAAATATCATGGAGGATAGGAGACACTTCCAATGGAATGGGCtttgagggttttttttataAGGTCTACCAAATACATATTATTTGGCTCCACATTAATCTTGTCAATGTTGTAACAATAATAAATATTTGATGGGAAAAAGAAGTCGTGTGGTTCTGTGCTCAAACATAAGACCATTTGAAATTCCTACTCAGTCTtcatcaaacccaaaaatcacATTCAGTTAAATGCTCCTACATGCGTTTTTATTGGCCCCCGTGTTGATGCACGTGTTACATGTCCAGATAGCAATCTTTTACCCGTATTTTATAAACCTTTGATTTATGGAAGTAGGATTTGTTATTTTTAATAAACTTAAGAGGAAGAAAACATACATACACATATAATTTAGGGCCCGTTTATTTGCAGGAGTTTTGGTgtgatgggaatgaaggagaccaacCTCATACTCACCTGCAAACAAACGAGGGCCTTAGTTTTGAATACATAACCAATGCTTTAATGGCACAATTCTAAGTTAACTTGGGAAAATAATATTTGAAAAATCTCATACAATAAAAAAGCAAAAGTTGGAAAGTTTGGGTTGACCTTAATGGCCCACATTAGATGCCTAACTCGGTTTACTGGACCCATGGCGCGTGTAAATGGCTAGACATATATAGTGGATTCCTATTAGGGTTGTGACAAATCTAGTCatgatttttaaattaattcaTATGTTCCACGGTACCATATATTTAACATTTTCGATACTTAATTATCTAAATGTTGACCAAAATCATCTAATTGATTGTGCTACAAGGGATAATGCTtctggaatttattttttttggggtaagagCTTTTGGATGAATGTACAACCATGGCGTGTATAATATGATCCATCATGTTTTATTCAATCCTttatctttaattttatttttaataatatattttatatgattaTCATCATCAACATAATAAAGGGAGATGGTTTtttgagcaagcggcatagggAGCGCACCAATATTGTGCGATAGAATAGTATCATACAATGGAAACAGCAAAGTCATTTGAGAATAAAATAGATAAACACAGAATGCCAGAACTGATAGCATACCCTACCTTGACAATCCCGATAATTTTCTCTCTTAATTGTATTTGAATTTTGTAATAATTTCATAGAGTATAGAAAATTATCAAGTATTAGATTATGAATTTGT
The nucleotide sequence above comes from Telopea speciosissima isolate NSW1024214 ecotype Mountain lineage chromosome 3, Tspe_v1, whole genome shotgun sequence. Encoded proteins:
- the LOC122655729 gene encoding cyclin-dependent kinase G-2 isoform X1, which gives rise to MAAGRHGGYRDNEFRDRESDLEASRRRDFYHAKEDYDRGHIGEHDRGRSRNREFERGKERDGRDRTRVRQKDIKEREVVNGGYHSSSSTSNSGSSGSGYGRGSFPVRMADREPGELSSGSGSDGAVASESQVKDVEVSKNENGFRSLQGKKRKFSPIVWDREEKELSNSSKNRIALTSTVSPLQPKSSRQSPNIVPEGAVQISPINHSDVQSSQSSPFKPSVVTGSVGSAASESPAGLSFAPHEQQWSNDREPGQLEEEDFVPTRNISSSRWADEGNSPADEGEISDDKDMHKKKKKMPMSDMLDTRLNPKTSSPELGELPREGSEGARAKSSDSNDGVHHVSSADEHGENEVDNNDYMDIDGENDRKNVSDNQSDTDSGSEDDPRKTPEPPILQQRNINMLQGCRSVDEFERLNKIDEGTYGVVYRAKDKKTSEIVALKKVKMEKEREGFPLTSLREINILLSFHHPSIVDVKEVVVGSNLDSIFMVMEYMEHDLKGLMETMKQPFSQSEVKCLMLQLLEGVKYLHDNWVLHRDLKTSNLLLNNRGELKICDFGLARQYGSPLKPYTHLVVTLWYRAPELLLGAKLYSTAVDMWSLGCIMAELLAKEPLFPGKAEVDQLDKIFKMLGTPNEAIWPGFSKLPGVKVNFVKHRYNMLRKKFPATSFTGSPILSDAGFDLLNKLLTYDPEKRITAEAALNHEWFHEVPLPKSKDFMPTFPAQHAQDRRLRRIMKSPDPLEEQRRKELQQGELGTGGLFS
- the LOC122655729 gene encoding cyclin-dependent kinase G-2 isoform X2, which encodes MAAGRHGGYRDNEFRDRESDLEASRRRDFYHAKEDYDRGHIGEHDRGRSRNREFERGKERDGRDRTRVRQKDIKEREVVNGGYHSSSSTSNSGSSGSGYGRGSFPVRMADREPGELSSGSGSDGAVASESQVKDVEVSKNENGFRSLQGKKRKFSPIVWDREEKELSNSSKNRIALTSTVSPLQPKSSRQSPNIVPEGAVQISPINHSDVQSSQSSPFKPSVVTGSVGSAASESPAGLSFAPHEQQWSNDREPGQLEEEDFVPTRNISSSRWADEGNSPADEGEISDDKDMHKKKKKMPMSDMLDTRLNPKTSSPELGELPREGSEGARAKSSDSNDGVHHVSSADEHGENEVDNNDYMDIDGENDRKNVSDNQSDTDSGSEDDPRKTPEPPILQQRNINMLQGCRSVDEFERLNKIDEGTYGVVYRAKDKKTSEIVALKKVKMEKEREGFPLTSLREINILLSFHHPSIVDVKEVVVGSNLDSIFMVMEYMEHDLKGLMETMKQPFSQSEVKCLMLQLLEGVKYLHDNWVLHRDLKTSNLLLNNRGELKICDFGLARQYGSPLKPYTHLVVTLWYRAPELLLGAKLYSTAVDMWSLGCIMAELLAKEPLFPGKAEVDQLDKIFKMLGTPNEAIWPGFSKLPGVKVNFVKHRLPALGDSVQAFWVA